One part of the Lentimicrobiaceae bacterium genome encodes these proteins:
- a CDS encoding nucleotidyl transferase AbiEii/AbiGii toxin family protein — translation MILQKEISTKAEAQKIPKSTIDKDWALGHFLAAIYSDQTLRDILVFKGGTCLRKCWFPEYRFSEDLDFTSRSSSFQFTRKHLESICLHVKSNAGLFTHISSLKQLKFNDKLTGYAAIVKFWGADHSRSENPPSPDRWLTSIKIEIILYETLIFPPVLKTLHHGYSDQIAIDPNLIPCYSIEEVLSEKIRALIQRSYTAPRDFFDIWYLSRNHPDINYSLVVDAFHRKMQFKGLSFTGINQLINSSNDKSLKAAWKSSLAHQLPPMLFIDYETVKSDLLKLFEQILN, via the coding sequence ATGATCTTACAAAAAGAGATTTCCACAAAAGCCGAAGCACAGAAAATCCCGAAAAGCACCATTGATAAAGATTGGGCTTTGGGCCACTTCCTGGCAGCTATTTATTCCGACCAAACGCTCAGAGATATATTGGTTTTCAAGGGAGGAACTTGCCTACGTAAATGCTGGTTTCCAGAATATCGATTTTCCGAGGATTTGGACTTCACCAGCCGATCATCCTCGTTTCAGTTCACCCGGAAACATTTGGAATCAATTTGTCTTCATGTGAAAAGTAATGCTGGACTTTTTACCCACATCTCTTCACTTAAGCAATTAAAATTCAATGATAAATTAACTGGGTATGCAGCCATCGTCAAATTCTGGGGCGCCGATCATTCCCGCAGTGAGAATCCCCCGTCTCCCGATCGTTGGCTCACCAGTATTAAAATTGAAATCATACTTTACGAGACATTGATTTTCCCGCCGGTCTTGAAAACCTTACATCACGGCTATTCTGATCAAATAGCCATAGATCCCAATCTTATACCTTGTTATTCCATTGAAGAAGTTCTTTCGGAGAAGATTCGTGCACTTATACAACGATCCTACACTGCACCCCGCGATTTCTTCGACATTTGGTACCTTTCCCGTAACCATCCTGATATCAATTATTCACTGGTTGTTGATGCATTCCACCGCAAGATGCAATTCAAAGGCTTATCATTCACAGGTATTAATCAGTTGATCAACTCATCAAACGATAAGAGCCTGAAAGCTGCCTGGAAAAGCAGTCTTGCCCATCAGCTTCCACCAATGCTATTTATAGATTATGAAACAGTTAAGAGTGATCTTTTAAAATTGTTCGAACAAATATTAAATTGA